One genomic segment of Limibacillus sp. includes these proteins:
- the ptsP gene encoding phosphoenolpyruvate--protein phosphotransferase gives MTPPETPRAAPQQIDWAGSRRLLRLLRDAMKSGGPVQSRLDRVVTLIASNLVAEVCSIYAMRAGEVLELFATQGLRPEAVHNTRLRLGEGLVGQIALKAGPLALSDAQNHPNFAYRPETGEELYHSFCGVPIQRGARVLGVLVVQNRTRRHYGEEEIEALETVAMVLAELFGSGEIISQEEGRSVEGASLLPARLSGMVLNEGFAMGRAVLHQWGIVIDQVVAEDPDAEIERLNRAVEEMRLAVDRLVDRVDASLDDEEGEVLESYRMFAHDRGWMERIRDQIQGGLSAEAAVERIKNETRQKMAKVRDPYLRERLADLEDLAYRLLQHLSGVQGSAQNLPEEAVIVARTMGPAELLDYDRNRLRALVLEEGSRTSHVAIVARALGLPTVGRCTTAMTRIMPGDTVLVDGQNGQVFARPGESIKQTFIQTIAERERRRAALAATRDLPSVTRDGQEVTLLMNAGLLLDLPHLKESNAAGIGLYRTEIPFMVRDAYPARAEQQQLYERIYDQVGDRPVVFRTLDVGGDKPLPYIAMSNEENPAMGWRAIRMTLDRPVLLRDQLGALIQASAGRPLRVMFPMVTDLTEMRVARRHFHKTLEREMKRGAKGPSEVHLGAMLEVPALLWQLDELLAEVDFLSIGSNDLFQFVFASDRGSTGLMRRFDPLSPPMLSLLRDVAQRASAAEVPLTLCGEMAGNPLEAMTLIGCGLRRLSMNAGSISSVKEMVRSLDAGEVGDLVAYLSKRPARSLRPLLRAFAQDRGVKL, from the coding sequence CCGAGGCCGTGCACAACACCCGTCTGCGCCTGGGTGAGGGCCTGGTCGGCCAGATCGCGCTGAAGGCCGGGCCGCTCGCGCTCTCCGACGCGCAGAACCATCCGAACTTCGCCTACCGCCCGGAGACCGGCGAGGAGCTCTATCACTCCTTTTGCGGCGTGCCGATCCAGCGCGGCGCGCGCGTGCTGGGCGTGCTGGTCGTGCAGAACCGCACGCGCCGCCACTACGGCGAAGAGGAGATCGAGGCGCTGGAGACCGTGGCCATGGTGCTGGCCGAGCTCTTCGGCAGCGGTGAGATCATCAGCCAGGAGGAAGGCCGCAGCGTCGAGGGCGCATCGCTTCTGCCCGCGCGGCTGTCCGGCATGGTGTTGAACGAAGGCTTCGCCATGGGCCGCGCCGTGCTGCACCAGTGGGGCATCGTGATCGACCAGGTGGTGGCCGAGGACCCGGACGCCGAGATCGAGCGCCTGAACCGCGCGGTGGAGGAGATGCGTCTCGCCGTCGACCGCCTCGTCGACCGGGTCGACGCCAGCCTCGACGACGAGGAGGGCGAGGTGCTGGAGAGCTACCGCATGTTCGCCCACGACCGCGGCTGGATGGAGCGGATCCGCGATCAGATCCAGGGCGGCCTGTCCGCCGAGGCGGCGGTGGAGCGGATCAAGAACGAAACACGCCAGAAGATGGCCAAGGTCCGCGATCCCTACCTGCGCGAGCGGCTGGCCGACCTGGAAGACCTCGCCTACCGCCTGTTGCAGCACCTCTCCGGCGTGCAGGGCTCGGCCCAGAACCTGCCGGAGGAAGCGGTGATCGTGGCCCGCACCATGGGACCGGCGGAACTGCTGGACTATGACAGGAACCGCCTGCGCGCGCTGGTGCTGGAGGAGGGCAGCCGCACCTCCCATGTCGCCATCGTGGCGCGCGCCCTGGGGCTGCCCACCGTCGGGCGCTGCACCACCGCCATGACCCGGATCATGCCGGGCGACACGGTGCTGGTGGACGGGCAGAACGGGCAGGTCTTCGCGCGGCCCGGCGAGTCCATCAAGCAGACCTTCATCCAGACCATCGCCGAGCGCGAGCGCCGCCGCGCCGCGCTGGCCGCGACCCGCGACCTGCCCTCCGTCACCCGCGACGGGCAGGAGGTGACGCTCTTGATGAATGCCGGGCTCCTGCTCGATCTGCCGCACCTGAAGGAAAGCAACGCCGCCGGGATCGGACTCTACCGCACCGAGATTCCCTTCATGGTGCGCGACGCCTATCCGGCCCGCGCCGAGCAGCAGCAGCTCTATGAGCGCATCTACGACCAGGTCGGCGACCGCCCGGTGGTCTTCCGAACGCTGGATGTCGGCGGCGACAAGCCCTTGCCCTACATCGCCATGAGCAACGAGGAGAACCCGGCCATGGGCTGGCGGGCGATCCGCATGACCCTCGACCGCCCGGTCCTGCTGCGCGATCAGCTGGGCGCCCTTATCCAGGCCTCGGCGGGCCGTCCCTTGCGCGTCATGTTCCCCATGGTCACCGACCTGACGGAGATGCGCGTCGCGCGCCGTCATTTCCACAAGACCCTGGAGCGCGAGATGAAGCGCGGCGCCAAGGGCCCTTCCGAAGTTCACCTGGGCGCCATGCTGGAGGTCCCGGCACTGCTCTGGCAGCTGGACGAGCTCCTGGCCGAGGTCGACTTCCTTTCCATCGGCAGCAACGACCTCTTTCAGTTCGTCTTCGCCAGCGACCGGGGCAGCACCGGTCTGATGCGGCGTTTCGACCCGCTCTCTCCGCCCATGCTGAGCCTTCTGCGCGACGTCGCGCAGCGCGCTTCGGCGGCCGAGGTGCCGCTCACGCTCTGCGGGGAGATGGCGGGCAATCCCCTGGAGGCCATGACGCTGATCGGCTGCGGCCTGCGGCGGCTTTCCATGAACGCCGGCTCGATCTCCTCCGTGAAGGAGATGGTGCGCAGCCTGGATGCCGGGGAGGTCGGAGATCTGGTCGCCTATCTCTCGAAACGCCCGGCGCGCAGCCTGCGCCCGCTGCTGCGCGCTTTTGCTCAGGACCGCGGGGTGAAGCTCTAG